From Myxococcus stipitatus, one genomic window encodes:
- a CDS encoding TadE/TadG family type IV pilus assembly protein → MRPPVLLLSRTRRAQRGQAIVLGALSFLLLALMVTLSFNLSHALRRKISLQQHSDALSYSMAVLEARALNYYAVSNRAVASAYVAGNSLHAFMAAASVTGQMLRASSQNFVIIAGLEFAKCSCYGCYEHCLHGLEALKISGEFSQKGDDYDQKVKGFESDFNEAMQGMDDMVDSIHTAQRSVHDKTLQAVKDGSSHGLSQLKEYSAPGASDLDSAVGSINANEFNCAVDGMECTGSEANTSAEARARAMTEISNATRSGWPANRDISVSASGNTYGGPKYLNSDFYKELKDIPGEGRVLVSGHKGTAKTVKNKGAVDSGGQSGGNEGTTIAAAEEGRVTHWWKHNLMGSTSYDSSVWSDEGGGGHTGSGAHSGQHRFEGVNARALTGCAGSGNCFMKYRANPNSNRDWGQPRVYSYLTMPFRVGNTRQAPWELNPQGQVRFEHGAQGKGELKVAPGDGVAMSKSLVYYRRFGENGWQEAPNLFAPYWRAKLHPFNKGDAKSVLDAAGNSDASEASQADGVSL, encoded by the coding sequence ATGCGTCCTCCCGTTCTCCTACTGAGCCGGACGCGTCGCGCCCAGCGCGGCCAGGCCATCGTCCTGGGAGCGCTCTCGTTCCTCCTGCTGGCGCTGATGGTGACGCTCAGCTTCAACCTGAGCCACGCGCTGCGCAGGAAGATCAGCCTCCAGCAGCACAGCGACGCCTTGTCGTATTCCATGGCCGTGCTGGAGGCGCGCGCGCTCAACTACTACGCGGTGAGCAACCGGGCCGTCGCCAGCGCCTACGTGGCGGGCAACAGCCTGCACGCGTTCATGGCCGCCGCCAGCGTGACGGGGCAGATGCTGCGGGCCTCGTCCCAGAACTTCGTGATCATCGCCGGCCTGGAGTTCGCCAAGTGCTCTTGCTACGGGTGCTACGAGCACTGCCTCCATGGCCTCGAGGCGCTGAAGATCTCCGGTGAGTTCTCCCAGAAGGGGGATGACTACGACCAGAAGGTCAAGGGCTTCGAGTCCGACTTCAACGAGGCCATGCAGGGCATGGACGACATGGTGGACTCCATCCACACCGCCCAGCGGTCCGTGCATGACAAGACCCTCCAGGCGGTGAAGGACGGCTCCAGCCATGGCCTGTCCCAGCTCAAGGAGTACTCCGCGCCCGGCGCCAGCGACCTGGATTCGGCGGTGGGCTCCATCAACGCCAACGAGTTCAACTGCGCCGTGGACGGCATGGAGTGCACGGGCAGCGAGGCCAACACCTCCGCGGAGGCCCGGGCGCGGGCGATGACGGAGATCTCCAACGCCACCCGCTCCGGCTGGCCCGCGAACCGCGATATCTCCGTCAGCGCCTCGGGGAACACCTACGGCGGCCCCAAGTACCTGAACAGCGACTTCTACAAGGAGCTGAAGGACATCCCTGGCGAGGGGCGCGTCCTGGTCTCCGGCCACAAGGGGACCGCGAAGACGGTGAAGAACAAGGGAGCGGTCGACTCGGGAGGGCAGTCCGGGGGCAACGAGGGCACGACCATCGCCGCCGCCGAGGAAGGCCGGGTCACCCACTGGTGGAAGCACAACCTGATGGGCTCGACCTCCTACGATTCGTCGGTGTGGAGCGACGAGGGCGGGGGCGGCCACACCGGCAGCGGCGCCCACTCTGGCCAGCACCGCTTCGAGGGCGTCAACGCCCGGGCGCTGACGGGCTGCGCGGGCTCGGGCAACTGCTTCATGAAGTACCGGGCCAACCCCAACTCGAACCGCGACTGGGGCCAGCCGCGCGTCTACAGCTACCTCACCATGCCCTTCCGCGTGGGCAACACGCGGCAGGCGCCGTGGGAGCTCAACCCGCAGGGGCAGGTGCGCTTCGAGCACGGCGCGCAGGGCAAGGGCGAGCTGAAGGTGGCGCCGGGGGACGGCGTCGCCATGTCCAAGTCCCTCGTCTACTACCGCCGCTTCGGGGAGAACGGCTGGCAGGAGGCCCCCAACCTCTTCGCGCCCTACTGGCGCGCGAAGCTGCATCCCTTCAACAAGGGCGACGCCAAGAGCGTGCTGGACGCCGCCGGCAACTCGGACGCGTCCGAGGCGTCCCAGGCGGATGGAGTGTCGCTATGA
- the sufB gene encoding Fe-S cluster assembly protein SufB, with protein sequence MTTDTLQELTRRPYAAGFISPVEAETFPPGLNEDVIRKLSAKKEEPSFLLDWRLKAFRHWQTMREPTWQAVTYQPIDYQAIRYYSAPRFKPKKDSLDEVDPEILRTYEKLGIPLEEQKRLQNVAVDAVFDSVSVATTFKDKLAKAGVIFCSFSEAVREHPELVRKYLGTVVPHSDNFFAALNSAVFSDGSFVYVPKGVRCPMELSTYFRINAAETGQFERTLIVADEGSYVSYLEGCTAPQRDTNQLHAAVVELVALPGATIKYSTVQNWYPGDAEGRGGIYNFVTKRGIAHEKAKISWTQVETGSAITWKYPSVILKGDDSVGEFYSVALTNNLQQADTGTKMVHIGKNTRSTIVSKGISAGRGQNTYRGLVKVLKSAQDARNYTQCDSLLLGDKCGAHTVPYIEVKNATAQVEHEASTSKIGEDQLFYCRQRGISQEDAVSMIVNGFCRQVFKELPMEFAVEAQKLLGVSLEGSVG encoded by the coding sequence ATGACCACCGACACCCTCCAGGAGCTGACGCGTCGTCCGTACGCGGCCGGCTTCATCTCCCCGGTGGAGGCGGAGACCTTCCCGCCGGGACTCAACGAGGACGTCATCCGCAAGCTGTCGGCGAAGAAGGAGGAGCCGTCCTTCCTGCTCGACTGGCGCCTGAAGGCCTTCCGTCACTGGCAGACGATGCGCGAGCCCACGTGGCAGGCGGTGACGTACCAGCCCATCGACTACCAGGCCATCCGCTACTACTCCGCGCCGCGCTTCAAGCCGAAGAAGGACAGCCTGGACGAGGTGGACCCGGAGATTTTGCGCACCTACGAGAAGCTGGGCATCCCGCTGGAGGAGCAGAAGCGGCTGCAGAACGTCGCGGTGGACGCCGTGTTCGACTCGGTGTCGGTGGCCACGACGTTCAAGGACAAGCTGGCCAAGGCGGGCGTCATCTTCTGCTCGTTCTCCGAGGCCGTGCGCGAGCACCCGGAGCTGGTGAGGAAGTACCTGGGCACGGTGGTGCCGCACTCGGACAACTTCTTCGCGGCGCTCAACTCCGCGGTGTTCAGCGACGGCTCCTTCGTCTACGTGCCCAAGGGCGTGCGCTGCCCCATGGAGCTGTCCACGTACTTCCGCATCAACGCCGCGGAGACGGGCCAGTTCGAGCGCACCCTCATCGTCGCGGACGAGGGCTCCTACGTCAGCTACCTGGAGGGCTGCACCGCGCCCCAGCGCGACACCAACCAGCTGCACGCGGCGGTGGTGGAGCTGGTCGCGCTGCCGGGCGCCACCATCAAGTACTCCACGGTGCAGAACTGGTACCCCGGCGACGCGGAGGGGCGCGGCGGCATCTACAACTTCGTCACCAAGCGCGGCATCGCCCACGAGAAGGCGAAGATTTCGTGGACGCAGGTGGAGACGGGCTCGGCCATCACCTGGAAGTACCCGAGCGTCATCCTCAAGGGGGATGACTCGGTGGGCGAGTTCTACTCGGTGGCGCTCACCAACAACCTCCAGCAGGCGGACACGGGCACGAAGATGGTGCACATCGGGAAGAACACCCGCAGCACCATCGTGTCCAAGGGCATCTCCGCCGGGCGCGGGCAGAACACGTACCGGGGGCTGGTGAAGGTGCTCAAGAGCGCCCAGGACGCGCGCAACTATACGCAGTGCGACTCGCTGCTCCTGGGCGACAAGTGCGGCGCCCACACGGTGCCGTACATCGAGGTGAAGAACGCGACCGCGCAGGTGGAGCACGAGGCGTCCACGTCGAAGATTGGCGAGGACCAGCTCTTCTATTGCCGGCAGCGCGGCATCTCGCAGGAGGACGCGGTGTCGATGATCGTCAACGGCTTCTGCCGGCAGGTCTTCAAGGAGCTGCCCATGGAGTTCGCGGTGGAAGCGCAGAAGCTGCTCGGAGTGAGCCTGGAAGGGAGCGTGGGGTAG
- the sufC gene encoding Fe-S cluster assembly ATPase SufC yields the protein MSLLSVRNLHARVGDKDILKGIDLEVAPGEVHAIMGPNGSGKSTLASVLAGRDAYEVTRGEVLLDGKSLLGLAPEVRAAEGVFLAFQYPVEIPGVGNLHFLRTALNAQRRVKGLEELDAMDFLQLAKEKSKLVQLDQAFMNRSVNEGFSGGEKKRNEIFQMAVLEPRLGILDETDSGLDIDALRTVAGGVNALRAPSRAMVLITHYQRLLDYIVPDKVHVMAAGRIVRSGGRELALELEQKGYGWLGLKDGPGGGKAGEARR from the coding sequence ATGTCACTGCTGTCGGTTCGGAACCTGCACGCCCGCGTGGGCGACAAGGACATCCTCAAGGGCATCGACCTGGAGGTCGCGCCCGGAGAGGTCCACGCCATCATGGGGCCCAACGGCTCCGGCAAGAGCACGCTGGCGAGCGTGCTGGCGGGGCGGGACGCATACGAGGTGACGCGGGGCGAGGTGCTGCTGGACGGCAAGTCGCTCCTGGGCCTGGCGCCGGAGGTGCGCGCGGCGGAGGGCGTGTTCCTGGCGTTCCAGTACCCGGTGGAGATTCCGGGCGTGGGCAACCTGCACTTCCTGCGCACGGCGCTCAACGCGCAGCGCCGGGTGAAGGGGCTGGAGGAGCTGGACGCGATGGACTTCCTCCAGCTGGCCAAGGAGAAGTCCAAGCTGGTGCAACTGGACCAGGCCTTCATGAACCGCTCGGTGAACGAGGGCTTCTCCGGCGGCGAGAAGAAGCGCAACGAAATCTTCCAGATGGCGGTGCTGGAGCCGCGCCTGGGCATCCTCGACGAGACGGACTCGGGGCTGGACATCGACGCGCTGCGCACGGTGGCCGGCGGCGTCAACGCGCTGCGCGCGCCCTCGCGCGCCATGGTGCTCATCACCCACTACCAGCGGCTGCTCGACTACATCGTCCCGGACAAGGTGCACGTCATGGCGGCGGGCCGCATCGTCCGCTCCGGCGGCCGGGAGCTGGCGCTGGAGCTGGAGCAGAAGGGCTACGGCTGGCTGGGGCTGAAGGACGGCCCGGGCGGCGGCAAGGCCGGGGAGGCGCGGCGATGA
- the sufD gene encoding Fe-S cluster assembly protein SufD has product MTAGLARYLDVASRFQARGAASEPAWVKRVRQQGLAHFERQGLPTTRDEAWKYTPVSSIAEGHFAPVGDVGDTAALAAKVEALALPGPRLVFVDGRLAPSLSSVEGLPRGVTLQPLADALREEGARLESELGQRALSEAHPFTALNAALLEDGAVLRLARGALSEVPVQLLFLTRGDAPVLASPRVVVVAEEGSEATLVETYASAGGAEPTFTNAVTEVTLGDNASLHHFRLQAEGDAALHVGGLHVRQGRDSRFASHAFALGAALARNEVHVAFAGEGADATLNGLYVGRDAQHLDQRTALDHAVPRCTSRELYKGVLDDQSRGTFHGLVRVRKDAQRTDARQQNRNLLLSEKAQADARPQLEILADDVKCAHGAAVGRLDAQALFYLRSRGIPRDEAERLLTYAFARELVEAVPAGALRQRVEGLLARKLPGAARGEVTP; this is encoded by the coding sequence ATGACGGCGGGCCTGGCGCGCTACCTGGACGTGGCCTCGCGCTTCCAGGCGCGGGGCGCTGCGTCCGAGCCCGCGTGGGTGAAGCGCGTGCGTCAGCAGGGGCTCGCCCACTTCGAGCGACAGGGCCTGCCCACGACGCGCGACGAGGCGTGGAAGTACACGCCGGTGAGCTCCATCGCGGAGGGACACTTCGCGCCCGTGGGAGACGTGGGCGACACGGCGGCGCTGGCGGCGAAGGTGGAGGCGCTCGCGCTGCCCGGTCCCCGGCTGGTGTTCGTGGACGGTCGGCTGGCGCCGTCGCTGTCCTCCGTGGAGGGCCTGCCGCGCGGGGTGACGCTCCAGCCGCTGGCGGACGCGCTGCGCGAAGAGGGCGCGCGTCTGGAGTCGGAGCTGGGCCAGCGCGCGTTGTCGGAGGCGCATCCGTTCACCGCGCTCAACGCGGCGCTGCTGGAGGACGGCGCGGTGCTGCGGCTGGCGCGTGGGGCGCTCAGCGAGGTGCCGGTGCAGCTGTTGTTCCTCACCCGGGGCGACGCGCCGGTGCTGGCCAGTCCCCGCGTGGTGGTGGTGGCGGAGGAGGGCAGCGAGGCGACGCTGGTGGAGACGTACGCCAGCGCGGGCGGCGCGGAGCCCACGTTCACCAACGCGGTGACGGAGGTGACGCTCGGGGACAACGCGAGCCTGCACCACTTCCGCCTCCAGGCGGAGGGCGACGCGGCGCTGCACGTGGGCGGGCTGCACGTGCGCCAGGGCCGGGACAGCCGCTTCGCGTCGCACGCCTTCGCGCTGGGCGCGGCGCTGGCGCGCAACGAGGTGCACGTGGCCTTCGCGGGCGAGGGCGCTGACGCCACGCTCAACGGCCTGTACGTGGGGCGCGACGCGCAGCACCTGGACCAGCGCACCGCGCTGGACCACGCGGTGCCCCGCTGCACCAGCCGCGAGCTGTACAAGGGCGTGCTGGACGACCAGTCGCGCGGCACGTTCCATGGGCTGGTGCGCGTGCGCAAGGACGCGCAGCGCACGGACGCGCGGCAGCAGAACCGCAACCTCCTCCTGTCGGAGAAGGCGCAGGCGGACGCGCGGCCCCAGCTGGAAATCCTGGCGGACGACGTGAAGTGCGCGCACGGCGCGGCGGTGGGGCGGCTGGACGCGCAGGCGCTGTTCTACCTGCGCTCGCGCGGAATCCCCCGGGACGAGGCGGAGCGGCTGCTGACGTACGCCTTCGCGCGCGAGCTGGTGGAGGCGGTGCCCGCGGGCGCGCTGCGCCAGCGCGTGGAGGGGCTGTTGGCCCGGAAGCTGCCTGGCGCGGCCCGGGGGGAGGTGACGCCATGA
- a CDS encoding SUF system Fe-S cluster assembly regulator, giving the protein MLRMSKMTDYGIVLMTELARAEGDTRTTRELAARTRVPLPSVSKVLKGLLQAGLVVSQRGANGGYGLARPASSLSLAELVSALEGPVALTECGVHATSAGPCELEAVCQVRGHWRLINQAIQEALGRLTLADLIAPAPRMPERLVGLGTPSRPHPAAPSTSSSPSVTGVRS; this is encoded by the coding sequence ATGCTCCGGATGAGCAAGATGACGGACTACGGCATCGTGCTGATGACCGAGCTTGCGCGCGCGGAGGGTGACACCCGCACGACGCGTGAGCTGGCGGCGCGCACCCGGGTCCCGCTGCCCTCGGTCAGCAAGGTGCTCAAGGGCCTGTTGCAGGCGGGCCTCGTGGTGTCGCAGCGGGGCGCCAACGGGGGCTACGGCCTGGCGCGGCCGGCCTCGTCGTTGTCGCTGGCGGAGCTGGTCTCCGCGCTCGAGGGGCCGGTGGCGCTCACCGAATGTGGCGTGCACGCCACCAGCGCGGGGCCCTGTGAGCTGGAGGCCGTCTGCCAGGTGCGGGGCCACTGGCGCCTCATCAATCAGGCCATCCAGGAGGCCCTGGGCCGGCTGACGCTGGCGGACCTCATCGCCCCCGCGCCCCGCATGCCCGAGCGGCTGGTGGGCCTGGGCACCCCTTCGCGGCCCCATCCCGCCGCGCCCTCGACTTCCTCATCTCCATCCGTGACAGGAGTGCGCTCATGA
- a CDS encoding ABC transporter substrate-binding protein — MRRPLMLLAVLALALAGCEKKASPPPVEAPATGQAPAASDPKGAQATATPPAPGAAQGAAPADPDVILVGEVGSLTGPEATFGVSARNGIELALDEVNAAGGVRGRKVQVRVYDSQGRPEEGAQAATRLITQDKVVAILGEAASSVSMAMAEKAQAGKVPMITPTSTSAEVTKKGDYIFRVCFIDEFQGLVMAKFAKENLALSRVAMLRDNKSAFSMGLADVFKAKFEEFGGKVVADESYSKGDTDFRAQLTALKQVKPEAVFVPGYYTDVGIIARQAREVGLKVPLLGGDGWDSDKLFELGGSALEGSYFSNHYSPGNPDPVLQAFLARYKQRYGSVPDSVAALAYDAARVLVEAMKRTSDLSGPALRDAIAQTKDFPGVAGRITLDANRDAVKEAVVLKVADGKAEFVTTVKP; from the coding sequence ATGCGTCGTCCCCTGATGCTGCTCGCCGTGTTGGCCCTGGCCCTGGCGGGCTGTGAGAAGAAGGCCTCCCCGCCCCCCGTGGAGGCCCCGGCGACCGGCCAGGCCCCCGCTGCCTCCGACCCGAAGGGCGCCCAGGCGACCGCGACGCCCCCCGCCCCTGGCGCGGCCCAGGGCGCGGCCCCGGCGGACCCGGACGTCATCCTCGTTGGCGAGGTGGGCAGCCTCACCGGCCCCGAGGCGACGTTCGGCGTCTCCGCGCGCAACGGCATCGAGCTGGCGCTGGACGAGGTGAACGCGGCGGGTGGGGTGCGGGGGCGCAAGGTGCAGGTGCGGGTCTACGACAGCCAGGGGCGGCCGGAGGAAGGCGCGCAGGCGGCCACGCGGCTCATCACCCAGGACAAGGTGGTGGCCATCCTGGGCGAGGCGGCCTCGTCGGTGTCCATGGCCATGGCGGAGAAGGCGCAGGCGGGCAAGGTGCCCATGATCACCCCCACCTCGACGAGCGCGGAGGTGACGAAGAAGGGCGACTACATCTTCCGCGTCTGCTTCATCGACGAGTTCCAGGGCCTGGTGATGGCGAAGTTCGCCAAGGAGAACCTGGCGCTGTCGCGGGTGGCGATGCTGCGCGACAACAAGAGCGCCTTCTCCATGGGGCTGGCGGACGTGTTCAAGGCCAAGTTCGAGGAGTTCGGCGGCAAGGTGGTGGCGGACGAGAGCTACTCCAAGGGCGACACGGACTTCCGCGCGCAGCTGACGGCGCTCAAGCAGGTCAAGCCGGAGGCGGTGTTCGTCCCGGGCTACTACACGGACGTGGGCATCATCGCGCGGCAGGCGCGCGAGGTGGGGCTCAAGGTGCCGCTGCTCGGGGGTGACGGCTGGGACAGCGACAAGCTGTTCGAGCTGGGCGGCTCCGCGCTGGAGGGCAGCTACTTCTCCAACCACTACTCGCCGGGCAACCCGGACCCGGTGCTCCAGGCGTTCCTCGCGCGCTACAAGCAGCGCTACGGCTCCGTGCCGGACAGCGTGGCGGCGCTGGCGTACGACGCGGCGCGGGTGCTGGTGGAGGCGATGAAGCGCACGTCGGACCTGAGCGGCCCGGCGCTGCGCGACGCCATCGCCCAGACGAAGGACTTCCCTGGCGTGGCGGGGAGGATCACGCTCGACGCCAACCGCGACGCGGTGAAGGAGGCCGTCGTCCTCAAGGTCGCCGACGGCAAGGCGGAGTTCGTGACGACGGTGAAGCCGTAG
- the sufU gene encoding Fe-S cluster assembly sulfur transfer protein SufU, which translates to MSSGELQDLYQEVVLEHSKRPRNYRVVEGANRQAAGHNPLCGDQLSVTLKLEGDVIRDIGFQGQGCAISRASASLMTGAVKDHTRAEAEALFEKVHALVTEGPEAVDVDALGKLAVLSGVSEFPARVKCASLAWHTLRAALEGRDEAVSTE; encoded by the coding sequence GTGAGCTCGGGTGAGTTGCAGGACCTCTATCAGGAAGTGGTGCTGGAGCACTCCAAGCGACCGCGCAACTACCGCGTGGTGGAGGGCGCCAACCGGCAGGCGGCGGGGCACAACCCGCTGTGCGGCGACCAGCTGTCGGTGACGCTGAAGCTGGAGGGCGACGTCATCCGCGACATCGGCTTCCAGGGGCAGGGCTGCGCCATCTCGCGCGCGTCCGCGTCGCTGATGACGGGCGCGGTGAAGGACCACACGCGGGCGGAGGCGGAGGCGTTGTTCGAGAAGGTGCACGCGCTGGTGACGGAGGGCCCGGAGGCGGTGGACGTGGACGCGCTGGGCAAGCTGGCGGTGCTGTCCGGGGTGAGCGAGTTCCCCGCGCGCGTGAAGTGCGCCAGCCTGGCCTGGCACACGCTGCGCGCGGCGTTGGAGGGGCGGGATGAAGCGGTGTCGACGGAGTAG
- the sufT gene encoding putative Fe-S cluster assembly protein SufT, whose protein sequence is MRGMMTVLTREVSATIIPSGDRVMLPEGSELRVMQTLGGNITVQDPYGQLFRVDEKDGAALGEEYAPKEKEAGDASAFHEEQVWDQLRTVYDPEIPVNIVELGLVYGCKTEALADGGHRVDIQMTLTAPGCGMGPVLVDDVRTKVGSVPGVKEANVELVWDPPWSQDRMTDVARLQLGWM, encoded by the coding sequence ATGCGAGGCATGATGACGGTGCTGACGCGGGAGGTGTCCGCGACCATCATCCCCAGTGGAGACAGGGTGATGTTGCCCGAGGGTTCCGAGCTGCGGGTGATGCAGACCCTGGGTGGCAACATCACGGTGCAGGACCCCTACGGTCAGCTGTTCAGGGTGGACGAGAAGGACGGCGCGGCGCTGGGCGAGGAGTACGCGCCCAAGGAGAAGGAGGCGGGTGACGCGTCCGCCTTCCACGAGGAGCAGGTCTGGGACCAGCTGCGCACGGTCTACGACCCGGAGATTCCGGTGAACATCGTGGAGCTGGGGCTGGTGTACGGCTGCAAGACGGAGGCGCTCGCGGACGGCGGGCACCGCGTGGACATCCAGATGACGCTGACGGCGCCGGGGTGTGGCATGGGCCCGGTGCTCGTGGACGACGTGCGCACGAAGGTGGGCTCGGTGCCCGGCGTGAAGGAGGCGAACGTCGAGCTGGTGTGGGACCCACCCTGGAGCCAGGACCGCATGACGGACGTCGCGCGGCTCCAGCTCGGGTGGATGTGA
- a CDS encoding TadE/TadG family type IV pilus assembly protein, which yields MSRGLRRNERGAAAVETAVCMLVIIPVFMYALFLDDLLRHVLDAQETALSTVWDYTVQNYGKKPEKPPSDDEDSTGSEPFNGFFGAQSFARRMFCDHESGLDSFGPGRGPECQDDQSHHQELSAHACWLNPGAQQVICTLNGPDKSGNGSGGPAGAYGVELHQSFMDKFGKGGVIRCSARLGVQNYLLPKTFLQSFSKVEMARETQSRSTSGGIHANATGGNVVDDPKGLAGNVYLLPWERLAIVTDTWALSQEANSEPGSSDGSGDEYGIYDRVAHVYKDGGNQGYTQMTQSAEAFVSDATSEVLASGIQLSSLDPGDNPAEPSLSIKPFPQGGGPTQDIQQNGGSSATYFNSEWKDWEKDNNQKTHDARGKYYLGCKNAEQC from the coding sequence ATGAGCAGGGGCCTTCGTCGCAACGAGCGGGGCGCCGCAGCGGTCGAGACGGCCGTGTGCATGCTCGTCATCATCCCCGTCTTCATGTACGCGCTGTTCCTGGACGACCTCCTGCGCCACGTCCTCGACGCCCAGGAGACGGCGCTGTCCACCGTCTGGGACTACACGGTGCAGAACTACGGCAAGAAGCCGGAGAAGCCGCCCTCGGACGACGAGGACTCCACGGGGAGCGAGCCCTTCAACGGCTTCTTCGGAGCCCAGAGCTTCGCGCGCAGGATGTTCTGCGACCACGAGTCGGGCCTCGACAGCTTCGGCCCCGGGCGGGGCCCCGAGTGCCAGGACGACCAGTCCCACCACCAGGAGCTGTCGGCCCACGCGTGCTGGCTCAACCCCGGCGCCCAGCAGGTCATCTGCACGCTGAACGGTCCCGACAAGTCCGGCAACGGCAGCGGCGGTCCGGCGGGCGCGTACGGCGTGGAGCTCCACCAGTCGTTCATGGACAAGTTCGGCAAGGGCGGGGTCATCCGCTGCTCGGCGCGGCTGGGCGTGCAGAACTACCTGCTGCCCAAGACGTTCCTCCAGAGCTTCAGCAAGGTCGAGATGGCGCGAGAGACGCAGAGCCGGAGCACGAGCGGCGGCATCCACGCGAACGCCACGGGCGGCAACGTCGTGGACGACCCCAAGGGCCTGGCGGGCAACGTGTACCTGCTGCCCTGGGAGCGGCTCGCCATCGTCACCGACACCTGGGCCCTGTCGCAGGAGGCCAACAGCGAGCCGGGCTCCAGCGACGGCAGCGGCGACGAGTACGGCATCTACGACCGCGTGGCCCACGTCTACAAGGACGGCGGCAACCAGGGGTACACCCAGATGACGCAGTCCGCGGAGGCCTTCGTGAGCGACGCCACATCGGAGGTCCTCGCCAGCGGCATCCAGCTCAGCAGCCTCGACCCCGGCGACAACCCCGCCGAGCCCAGCCTGTCCATCAAGCCCTTCCCGCAGGGCGGCGGCCCCACCCAGGACATCCAGCAGAACGGTGGGTCCAGCGCCACGTACTTCAACAGCGAGTGGAAGGACTGGGAGAAGGACAACAACCAGAAGACGCACGACGCGCGCGGCAAGTACTACCTGGGCTGCAAGAACGCGGAGCAGTGTTGA
- a CDS encoding cysteine desulfurase, whose protein sequence is MSGFDVERVRRDFPILHQEVRGRPLVYLDSAATGQKPQAVIDAIVRFYQHDNANVHRGVHVLSERATEAYEGAREVVKDFLHARDSREIIFTRGTTEAINLVAQTYGRKHVGPGDEVLITQMEHHANIVPWRMLCDEKGATLRVIPVDDRGELVLDAVDALLTERTRILAVTHVSNALGTVNPVKELTRRAHAKGIPVLVDGAQSVTHFPVDVRDLGCDFYAFSGHKLFGPTGIGVLYGRLERLEPLPPYQGGGDMILSVTMEKVTYNRVPHRFEAGTQDLAGAVGLAAAIRYLEGLGLDALAEHDRALMAYATQALESVPGLRLVGTAREKAGVLSFTLEDIHPHDVGTILDREGICIRTGHHCAQPVMQHFKVPATARASLALYNTREDVDALVRGLQKVREVFA, encoded by the coding sequence ATGAGCGGGTTCGACGTGGAGCGCGTGCGGCGCGACTTCCCCATCCTCCACCAGGAGGTCCGGGGGCGCCCCCTGGTGTACCTGGACAGCGCGGCGACGGGGCAGAAGCCCCAGGCCGTCATCGACGCCATCGTCCGCTTCTACCAGCACGACAACGCCAACGTGCACCGGGGCGTGCACGTGCTGTCCGAGCGCGCGACGGAGGCGTACGAGGGCGCGCGCGAGGTGGTGAAGGACTTCCTCCACGCGCGGGACTCGCGCGAAATCATCTTCACGCGCGGCACCACGGAGGCCATCAACCTGGTGGCGCAGACGTACGGCCGCAAGCACGTGGGGCCGGGGGACGAGGTGCTCATCACCCAGATGGAGCACCACGCCAACATCGTCCCGTGGCGCATGCTGTGCGACGAGAAGGGCGCCACGCTGCGGGTGATTCCGGTGGATGACCGGGGCGAGCTGGTGCTGGACGCGGTGGACGCGCTGCTCACCGAGCGCACGCGCATCCTCGCGGTGACGCACGTGTCCAACGCGCTGGGCACGGTGAACCCGGTGAAGGAGCTGACGCGCAGGGCGCACGCGAAGGGAATCCCGGTGCTGGTGGACGGGGCGCAGTCGGTGACGCACTTCCCGGTGGACGTGCGGGACCTGGGCTGCGACTTCTACGCCTTCAGCGGGCACAAGCTCTTCGGGCCCACGGGCATCGGCGTGCTGTACGGGCGGCTGGAGCGGCTGGAGCCGCTGCCTCCGTACCAGGGCGGCGGGGACATGATCCTCTCCGTGACGATGGAGAAGGTGACGTACAACCGCGTGCCGCACCGCTTCGAGGCGGGGACGCAGGACCTGGCGGGCGCGGTGGGGCTGGCGGCGGCCATCCGGTACCTGGAGGGGCTGGGGCTGGACGCGCTCGCGGAGCACGACCGGGCGCTGATGGCGTACGCCACGCAGGCGCTGGAGTCGGTGCCGGGCTTGCGGCTGGTGGGCACCGCGCGCGAGAAGGCGGGCGTGCTGTCCTTCACGCTGGAGGACATCCACCCGCACGACGTGGGGACGATCCTGGACCGCGAGGGCATCTGCATCCGCACCGGTCACCACTGCGCCCAGCCGGTGATGCAGCACTTCAAGGTGCCGGCCACCGCGCGCGCGTCGCTGGCGCTCTACAACACGCGGGAGGACGTGGACGCGCTCGTCCGGGGCCTCCAGAAGGTGCGGGAGGTGTTCGCGTGA